From the Rhodococcus sp. NBC_00297 genome, one window contains:
- a CDS encoding iron-siderophore ABC transporter substrate-binding protein, translating into MGYRTVVAVGLSVLALVSACSSDTESGSTEGSVTVTHAYGETVVPADPQRVVSVGLTEQDTLLALGVVPVGVTEWYGEQPDATWPWAHDLLGDARPEVLTQDDGIQFEKVTALEPDLIIGTNAGMTQDDYTRLSDIAPTIAHSDVDSPYFEPWDQQTRTIGAALGKPDEAEALVENVRTRYREAAEAHPEFAGKKAVLLQNAIYDGNAIAYQDGLSTDFLTSLGFEIPSELDAFVQEEDAQAYIPLENLSVLDTADVLLWATESPEDRATLEADPVYSSLQEVRENRLVFTDAITAGAIYFTSPLSLPYLLDSLVPAFESTLAGAGAATTTAPA; encoded by the coding sequence GTGGGTTACCGCACGGTGGTGGCCGTCGGACTGAGTGTCCTGGCGCTGGTGTCGGCGTGCTCGTCCGACACCGAGAGCGGATCGACCGAGGGGTCGGTGACCGTGACTCACGCCTACGGCGAGACCGTCGTGCCGGCCGATCCGCAGCGTGTGGTCTCGGTCGGACTGACCGAGCAGGACACCCTGCTGGCTCTCGGCGTCGTTCCCGTCGGTGTCACGGAGTGGTACGGAGAGCAGCCGGACGCGACGTGGCCCTGGGCTCACGATCTGCTGGGTGACGCCCGGCCCGAGGTGCTCACCCAGGACGACGGCATCCAGTTCGAGAAGGTCACCGCCCTCGAACCCGACCTCATCATCGGCACCAACGCCGGTATGACGCAGGACGACTACACCCGGTTGAGCGACATCGCCCCGACCATCGCCCACAGCGACGTCGATTCCCCCTACTTCGAGCCGTGGGATCAGCAGACCCGCACCATCGGAGCCGCGCTCGGCAAGCCCGACGAGGCGGAGGCGCTCGTCGAGAACGTCCGCACCCGGTACCGAGAGGCCGCCGAGGCCCACCCCGAGTTCGCGGGGAAGAAGGCCGTCCTCCTGCAGAACGCGATCTACGACGGCAACGCCATCGCCTATCAGGACGGTCTGAGCACCGACTTCCTCACCTCGCTCGGGTTCGAGATCCCGTCCGAGCTCGACGCCTTCGTCCAGGAGGAGGACGCCCAGGCGTACATCCCGTTGGAGAACCTCTCCGTGCTCGACACCGCCGACGTGCTGCTCTGGGCCACCGAGTCCCCGGAGGACCGCGCGACCCTCGAGGCCGACCCGGTGTACTCGTCGTTGCAGGAGGTGCGGGAGAACAGGCTCGTCTTCACCGACGCGATCACGGCCGGCGCCATCTACTTCACCTCGCCGCTGAGCCTGCCGTACCTGCTCGACTCGCTCGTACCGGCATTCGAGAGCACCCTCGCGGGTGCCGGAGCGGCCACCACCACGGCCCCCGCCTGA
- a CDS encoding TetR/AcrR family transcriptional regulator, whose product MTRTPPAGTGSAADDDPPSLADADLLRTPPATPRGVRTRAALVAAARVVFERAGYLDARLVDITAEARCSSGTFYTYFASKEEIFAAVLEVSQDDMMHPGTEHVPDDGDPVAVIEASTRAYFEAYERNAKLMELLEQVAAIDIRFRRLRRNRADAFVRRNARSIAGLQRRGLADSGVDPVVASLALSGMISRLAFTHFVVEPSLGEPPTWSSDQLVHAATRLWVNALRLD is encoded by the coding sequence ATGACCAGGACCCCGCCGGCCGGCACCGGGTCCGCCGCCGACGACGATCCGCCGTCGCTGGCCGACGCGGACCTGCTCCGTACTCCGCCGGCGACGCCGCGCGGAGTGCGCACGCGCGCTGCGCTCGTCGCGGCGGCGCGGGTGGTGTTCGAGCGTGCCGGGTACCTCGACGCCCGTCTCGTGGACATCACCGCCGAGGCTCGCTGCTCGTCCGGCACGTTCTACACCTACTTCGCGAGCAAGGAAGAGATCTTCGCGGCGGTGCTCGAGGTGTCGCAGGACGACATGATGCACCCCGGTACCGAACACGTGCCGGACGACGGTGATCCGGTCGCAGTCATCGAGGCGAGCACGCGCGCGTACTTCGAGGCGTACGAACGCAACGCGAAGCTGATGGAACTGCTCGAACAGGTGGCGGCCATCGACATCCGGTTCCGGCGGCTCCGACGCAACCGTGCCGACGCGTTCGTCCGTCGCAACGCGCGCAGCATCGCCGGTCTCCAGCGACGAGGCCTGGCGGACAGCGGCGTGGATCCCGTCGTCGCATCACTTGCGTTGTCGGGCATGATCTCCCGGCTGGCGTTCACCCATTTCGTGGTGGAGCCGTCCCTCGGCGAGCCGCCGACGTGGTCGTCGGATCAGCTGGTGCACGCGGCGACGCGCCTGTGGGTCAACGCCCTCCGACTCGACTGA
- the lepA gene encoding translation elongation factor 4, whose protein sequence is MQIFCTSPRPSRQEYPITNFADTTFTDPTRIRNFCIIAHIDHGKSTLADRMLQLTGVIDDRSMRAQYLDRMDIERERGITIKAQNVRLPWKVGDTEHVLHLIDTPGHVDFTYEVSRALEACEGAVLLVDAAQGIEAQTLANLYLALEKDLTIIPVLNKIDLPAADPDRYAAEIAHIVGCEADDVLRVSGKTGMGVEALLDEVVRLVPAPVGDADGPARAMIFDSVYDAYRGVVTYVRVVDGKILPREKVTMMSTGSTHELVEVGIVSPDPKATKGLGVGEVGYLITGVKDVRQSKVGDTVTSARNGATEALTGYREPRPMVYSGLYPVDGSDYPDLRDALEKLQLNDAALTYEPETSVALGFGFRCGFLGLLHMEITRERLEREFGLDLISTSPNVVYRVEMNDGAEHIVTNPSYWPEGKARAVFEPMVKCTIISPSEFIGSIMELCQSRRGELGGMDYLSETRVELRYTIPMAEIIFDFFDILKSRTRGYASLDYEEIGEESANLVKVDILLQGEAVDAFSAIVHADAAGAYGNKMTTRLKDLIPRQQYEIPIQAAIGSKIIARENIRAIRKDVLAKCYGGDISRKRKLLEKQKAGKKRMKTIGRVDVPQEAFVAALSTDASADKKK, encoded by the coding sequence GTGCAGATATTCTGTACGTCACCACGGCCGTCTCGTCAGGAGTACCCCATCACCAATTTTGCGGACACGACGTTCACGGATCCCACCAGGATCCGTAACTTCTGCATCATCGCCCACATCGACCATGGCAAGTCGACGCTGGCCGACCGCATGCTGCAGCTCACCGGTGTCATCGACGACCGGTCGATGCGCGCGCAGTACCTCGATCGCATGGACATCGAGCGTGAGCGCGGCATCACCATCAAGGCGCAGAATGTCCGCCTGCCGTGGAAGGTGGGGGACACCGAGCACGTCCTGCACCTGATCGACACCCCCGGACACGTCGACTTCACCTACGAGGTGTCGCGTGCACTCGAGGCGTGCGAGGGTGCCGTGCTCCTCGTCGACGCTGCACAGGGCATCGAGGCGCAGACGCTCGCCAACCTCTACCTGGCACTCGAGAAGGATCTGACGATCATTCCGGTGCTGAACAAGATCGACCTGCCCGCGGCGGACCCCGACCGCTACGCCGCGGAGATCGCCCACATCGTCGGCTGCGAGGCGGACGACGTGCTGCGCGTCTCGGGCAAGACCGGCATGGGCGTCGAGGCATTGCTCGACGAGGTGGTCCGTCTGGTGCCCGCGCCGGTCGGCGACGCCGACGGCCCCGCACGCGCCATGATCTTCGACTCCGTCTACGACGCGTACCGCGGCGTGGTGACGTACGTGCGCGTGGTGGACGGCAAGATCCTGCCGCGCGAGAAGGTCACCATGATGTCGACCGGTTCGACGCACGAGCTCGTCGAGGTGGGCATCGTCTCGCCGGACCCCAAGGCGACGAAGGGCCTCGGCGTCGGTGAGGTGGGCTATCTCATCACCGGCGTCAAGGACGTGCGTCAGTCGAAGGTGGGAGACACCGTCACCAGCGCCCGCAACGGCGCGACCGAAGCGCTCACCGGATACCGCGAACCACGGCCGATGGTCTACTCGGGTCTCTACCCGGTGGACGGGTCCGATTACCCCGATCTGCGCGACGCCCTCGAGAAGTTGCAGCTCAACGACGCCGCCCTCACTTACGAACCGGAGACGTCCGTCGCTCTCGGGTTCGGGTTCCGCTGCGGATTCCTCGGTCTGCTGCACATGGAGATCACCCGCGAGCGCCTCGAGCGCGAGTTCGGGCTCGACCTGATCTCGACCTCGCCCAACGTCGTGTACCGGGTGGAGATGAACGACGGCGCCGAGCACATCGTCACCAACCCGTCGTACTGGCCGGAAGGCAAGGCGCGCGCGGTGTTCGAGCCGATGGTCAAGTGCACCATCATCTCGCCGAGCGAGTTCATCGGGTCCATCATGGAGCTGTGCCAGAGCCGCCGCGGTGAGCTCGGCGGCATGGACTATCTGTCGGAGACCCGCGTCGAGCTGCGCTACACCATCCCGATGGCCGAGATCATCTTCGACTTCTTCGACATCCTCAAGTCGCGCACCCGCGGCTACGCGAGCCTCGACTACGAGGAGATCGGCGAGGAGTCGGCCAACCTGGTGAAGGTGGACATCCTGCTGCAGGGCGAGGCCGTCGACGCGTTCTCGGCCATCGTGCACGCCGACGCGGCCGGTGCCTACGGCAACAAGATGACCACCCGACTCAAGGACCTGATCCCGCGCCAGCAGTACGAGATCCCGATCCAGGCGGCGATCGGGTCGAAGATCATCGCGCGCGAGAACATCCGTGCGATCCGCAAGGACGTCCTGGCGAAGTGCTACGGCGGTGACATCAGCCGTAAGCGCAAACTGCTCGAGAAGCAGAAGGCCGGCAAGAAGCGGATGAAGACCATCGGTCGTGTCGACGTGCCACAGGAGGCGTTCGTCGCCGCCCTGTCCACCGACGCGTCCGCGGACAAGAAGAAGTAG
- a CDS encoding Ms4533A family Cys-rich leader peptide → MSDAAPHPIRHELALIAVGMLAVADVDCR, encoded by the coding sequence GTGTCCGACGCAGCCCCGCACCCGATCCGCCATGAACTGGCGCTGATCGCTGTCGGCATGCTCGCGGTCGCTGACGTCGACTGTCGCTGA
- a CDS encoding sulfate ABC transporter substrate-binding protein: MFPSRRVRLLSAAAVAAALTLTACSTGSSDTVGETAASTSGPSLTLVGYAVPKNGWDAIGAAFASTENGDNVTINADYGASGNQSRKVADGAPADIVNFSVEPDVTRLVKAGKVDEAWNQNAYGGVPFGSVVTIVTRPGNPKNIRTWEDLIRPDVQVISPSPLSSGSAKWNLLAPYASVSNGGQDRQAGLDYVTELVKHFPVQPDSGRSASEAFLQGQGDVLLSYENEALLLEGQGQPVEHIVPDQTFRIDNPVAVVNSSANLEQANALNDYLYTADGQKIWADSGFRPVDPAVAADYTDKFPTPQKLYTIDDLGGWAAVDSDLFGENGAINAIYKASS; this comes from the coding sequence GTGTTCCCATCACGTCGTGTCCGCCTGCTGTCCGCCGCCGCCGTCGCGGCCGCCCTCACCCTGACCGCGTGCTCCACCGGGTCCTCCGACACCGTCGGTGAGACCGCCGCGTCCACGTCCGGTCCGTCGCTCACCCTCGTCGGTTACGCCGTGCCCAAGAACGGGTGGGATGCCATCGGCGCCGCGTTCGCCTCCACCGAGAACGGTGACAACGTCACCATCAACGCCGACTACGGCGCCTCGGGCAACCAGTCGCGCAAGGTCGCCGACGGCGCACCGGCCGACATCGTCAACTTCTCGGTCGAGCCCGACGTCACCCGACTGGTGAAGGCCGGCAAGGTCGACGAGGCCTGGAACCAGAACGCCTACGGTGGCGTGCCGTTCGGCTCCGTGGTGACCATCGTGACGCGACCGGGCAACCCGAAGAACATTCGCACGTGGGAGGACCTGATCCGCCCCGACGTGCAGGTCATCAGCCCCAGCCCGCTCAGCTCCGGCTCGGCGAAGTGGAACTTGTTGGCGCCCTATGCCTCCGTGAGCAACGGCGGCCAGGATCGCCAGGCCGGCCTGGACTACGTCACCGAACTGGTGAAGCACTTCCCGGTGCAGCCCGACTCCGGCCGCTCCGCGTCCGAGGCGTTCCTCCAGGGCCAGGGCGACGTCCTGCTCAGCTACGAGAACGAGGCGCTGTTGCTCGAGGGGCAGGGTCAGCCGGTGGAGCACATCGTTCCGGACCAGACCTTCCGCATCGACAACCCCGTCGCGGTCGTCAACTCCAGCGCGAATCTCGAGCAGGCCAACGCGTTGAACGACTACCTCTACACCGCGGACGGCCAGAAGATCTGGGCCGACAGCGGTTTCCGTCCCGTCGACCCCGCAGTCGCCGCCGACTACACCGACAAGTTCCCGACGCCGCAGAAGCTGTACACCATCGACGACCTCGGTGGCTGGGCTGCGGTGGACAGTGACCTGTTCGGTGAGAACGGTGCCATCAACGCGATCTACAAGGCATCGAGCTGA
- a CDS encoding type II toxin-antitoxin system PemK/MazF family toxin: MATLASIGKKLGRLAVAEGPRLFRQLQRSGALDKVTQSLGSRIGASGAGDTSPTGAPSGRPVTSTSVPTAMRARRIEYSPALDGAADPGEVVWTWVAYEEDPSQGKDRPVLVVGRDGSTLLGLMLSSQSKHDGDRDWLGLGGGPWDAQGRPSWVRLDRVLDVPEGGIRREGAVLPRDRFDLVAQRLRSDFSWH, from the coding sequence ATGGCAACTCTGGCGTCGATCGGCAAGAAACTGGGACGACTCGCAGTGGCGGAAGGCCCGCGCCTGTTCCGGCAGCTGCAGCGGTCCGGCGCCCTCGACAAGGTGACGCAGTCGTTGGGTTCACGCATCGGCGCGTCCGGTGCCGGTGACACGTCACCCACCGGAGCACCGTCGGGACGGCCCGTGACGTCGACCTCGGTTCCCACCGCCATGCGCGCACGGCGCATCGAGTACTCCCCCGCGCTGGACGGCGCCGCGGACCCGGGCGAGGTCGTGTGGACGTGGGTGGCCTACGAGGAGGATCCGTCGCAGGGCAAGGATCGACCGGTGCTCGTGGTCGGCCGCGACGGTTCCACTCTGCTCGGCCTCATGCTCTCGAGTCAGAGCAAGCACGACGGCGACCGTGACTGGCTCGGCCTCGGCGGCGGGCCGTGGGACGCGCAGGGACGCCCGAGTTGGGTCCGTCTCGACCGCGTGCTCGACGTTCCCGAGGGCGGGATCCGACGAGAGGGAGCCGTCCTCCCCCGTGATCGTTTCGACCTGGTGGCACAGCGCCTGCGCTCCGACTTCTCCTGGCACTGA
- a CDS encoding ATP-binding protein — MTLTLSPDSLDIVSGALSHLSHRARTLDTGPLDEPALHIFSHLAAPPDAVISHRRSLPAYQAATLVLAVEAYADDRPEESTSSAAQRWSSVRGHERYHDDLVAMLSSCRRGGSCRGAPVEYRSVDVGPTSTMSVPVFGLLDTHSPGGIPVAVALHIPDPAHQAPLQIEVLSGDRDAGASTLDALLSLMTDHDVMRGQVLALGGGGGRGNGLVRFMARPTVAGEDLILPDGTLEAMTRHLVTVGSSAARLREAGQHVGRGILLYGPPGTGKTHTVRHLLGLVPDSTVIVLTGSAMRHIAEATTLARHLSPSVVVVEDVDLIAREREETGVNSLLFALLDAMDGMDGDADVTFVLTTNRPDSIERAVRDRPGRIDLAVEIPLPDTRGRERLARLYLSAVNVAADLTPLVEATEGGTASYVRELVRRTVVAAIERDDHGADGHTTVITDDDVAAVLTACVDERQRLTRSLLGGSGVRPAG, encoded by the coding sequence GTGACCCTCACGCTTTCCCCGGACTCCCTCGACATCGTCAGCGGAGCCCTGTCCCATCTCTCCCATCGCGCCCGGACACTCGACACCGGTCCGCTCGACGAGCCTGCGCTGCACATCTTCTCGCACCTGGCGGCGCCTCCGGATGCGGTGATCTCGCATCGCCGCTCACTCCCCGCCTATCAGGCCGCGACCCTCGTCCTCGCCGTCGAGGCCTATGCCGATGACCGCCCGGAGGAGTCGACTTCATCTGCGGCACAACGGTGGTCGTCGGTTCGTGGCCACGAGCGGTACCACGACGATCTCGTCGCCATGCTGAGTTCCTGCCGTCGCGGTGGCAGTTGTCGCGGCGCACCGGTCGAGTACCGGTCGGTGGACGTCGGTCCCACGTCGACGATGTCCGTCCCGGTGTTCGGGTTGCTCGACACCCACTCTCCCGGCGGTATTCCCGTGGCGGTCGCGCTCCACATTCCCGACCCGGCCCACCAGGCCCCACTCCAGATCGAGGTGCTGTCCGGCGATCGAGACGCCGGTGCGAGCACGCTGGACGCCCTCCTCTCGCTCATGACCGACCACGACGTCATGCGCGGGCAGGTCCTGGCCCTGGGAGGGGGCGGTGGACGGGGCAACGGCCTCGTGAGGTTCATGGCGAGGCCCACCGTCGCGGGCGAGGACTTGATCCTGCCCGACGGCACCCTCGAGGCGATGACTCGCCATCTCGTCACCGTCGGGTCCTCGGCAGCACGACTACGTGAAGCGGGCCAACACGTGGGTCGCGGCATACTCCTGTACGGCCCACCCGGAACCGGCAAGACCCACACGGTCCGCCACCTGCTCGGACTCGTGCCGGACAGCACGGTGATCGTGCTGACCGGGTCCGCGATGCGCCACATCGCCGAGGCCACCACCCTTGCACGCCACCTGAGCCCGTCGGTCGTGGTGGTCGAGGACGTCGATCTCATCGCCCGGGAGCGCGAGGAAACGGGTGTGAACTCGCTCCTGTTCGCCTTGCTCGACGCGATGGACGGCATGGACGGCGACGCGGACGTCACGTTCGTCCTGACCACCAACAGACCGGACTCCATCGAGCGAGCGGTCCGGGACAGGCCCGGCCGTATCGACCTCGCGGTCGAGATCCCGTTGCCCGACACCCGCGGTCGCGAACGGTTGGCACGGCTCTACCTGTCGGCGGTGAACGTGGCAGCCGATCTCACACCGCTGGTGGAGGCGACCGAGGGTGGAACCGCCTCGTACGTCCGAGAACTCGTGCGCCGCACCGTGGTGGCCGCGATCGAACGCGACGACCATGGCGCCGACGGGCACACGACGGTGATCACCGACGACGACGTCGCCGCGGTGCTCACCGCCTGCGTGGACGAGCGTCAGAGACTGACGCGCTCGCTGTTGGGCGGATCCGGCGTCAGGCCAGCCGGGTGA
- a CDS encoding glycoside hydrolase family 15 protein: MSPFDEQSVVPRVASAGEAVFGPGAAEPAEEGGALDTVPGTAQTWLPHRTTFPPIDDYAFLSDCETTCLIARNGAVEWMCIPRPDSPSIFGAVLDRGAGQFRIGPYGQNVPAARRYLPGGLIVETTWQTETGWLVVRDALVMGKWHNTDERSRTHRRAPSDWDAEHCLIRSVKCVSGTVELEMSCEPAFDYHRKPAVWEYTGNVYEEATATATAGDGTEPTLKLTTNLRIGLEGREARARTRMTEGDNVFVALSWSTLDPPRTFEESAEKMWQTAECWRQWITIGRFPDHPWRGFLQRSALTLKGLTYAPTGALLAASTTSLPETPGGERNWDYRYAWVRDSTFALWGLYTLGLDREANDFFAFISDVTSGPDGEPVPLQVMYGIGGERTLEEEELGHLSGYDGAVPVRIGNGAYNQVQHDIWGTMLDSVYLHVRSRENVPESLWPLLKRQVEEAIEHWREPDRGIWEVRGEPQHFTSSKVMCWVALDRGAKLAVLHGEKAYAEEWSSIADEIKADVLEHGVDSRGVFTQRYGDDSLDASLLLVPLLRFLPSDDERVRATVLAIADELTEDGLVLRYRVDTTDDGLSGEEGTFTICSFWLVSALVEIGELHRAKRLCERLLGFASPLKLYAEEIDAKTGRHLGNFPQAFTHLALINAVVHVIRAEEAAQAGQFQPAHGHPHS; encoded by the coding sequence ATGAGCCCGTTCGACGAACAGTCCGTGGTCCCCCGCGTCGCCAGCGCGGGGGAAGCCGTCTTCGGCCCCGGCGCGGCCGAGCCGGCCGAGGAGGGCGGCGCGCTCGACACCGTTCCCGGCACGGCCCAGACCTGGCTGCCGCATCGCACGACGTTTCCGCCGATCGACGACTACGCCTTCCTGTCGGACTGCGAGACCACGTGTCTGATCGCTCGCAACGGTGCGGTGGAGTGGATGTGCATTCCGCGACCCGATTCCCCCAGCATCTTCGGAGCGGTGCTCGATCGCGGTGCCGGGCAGTTCCGCATCGGCCCCTACGGTCAGAACGTGCCCGCGGCGCGGCGCTATCTCCCGGGCGGTCTGATCGTCGAGACCACGTGGCAGACCGAGACCGGATGGTTGGTGGTCCGCGACGCTCTGGTGATGGGCAAGTGGCACAACACGGACGAGCGCTCCCGCACGCACCGCCGGGCCCCGTCCGACTGGGACGCCGAGCACTGCCTCATCCGCAGCGTGAAGTGCGTCAGTGGAACGGTCGAGCTCGAGATGAGTTGTGAGCCCGCGTTCGACTACCACCGCAAGCCTGCCGTGTGGGAGTACACCGGCAACGTCTACGAGGAGGCGACGGCCACCGCCACGGCGGGCGACGGCACCGAACCCACCCTCAAGTTGACCACCAATCTGCGCATCGGCCTCGAGGGGCGAGAGGCCCGCGCCCGGACTCGGATGACGGAGGGCGACAACGTCTTCGTCGCGCTGTCGTGGTCGACGCTCGATCCTCCCCGCACCTTCGAGGAGTCAGCCGAAAAGATGTGGCAGACGGCGGAGTGCTGGCGCCAGTGGATCACCATCGGCCGCTTTCCCGACCATCCGTGGCGCGGGTTCCTGCAGCGCAGCGCGCTCACCCTCAAGGGTCTCACGTACGCACCGACCGGCGCGTTGCTCGCCGCGAGCACCACGTCGTTGCCGGAGACGCCGGGCGGAGAGCGGAACTGGGACTACCGGTACGCCTGGGTACGCGACTCCACCTTCGCCCTGTGGGGTCTGTACACGCTCGGGCTCGATCGCGAGGCCAACGACTTCTTCGCCTTCATCTCCGACGTGACGTCGGGCCCCGACGGCGAACCCGTTCCGCTGCAGGTGATGTACGGCATCGGCGGCGAACGCACGCTCGAGGAGGAGGAGCTCGGACACCTGTCCGGGTACGACGGAGCCGTCCCCGTTCGCATCGGTAACGGTGCCTACAACCAGGTGCAGCACGACATCTGGGGCACGATGCTCGATTCCGTCTACCTGCACGTGCGCTCGCGGGAGAATGTTCCGGAGTCGCTGTGGCCCTTGCTGAAGCGTCAGGTGGAGGAAGCGATCGAGCACTGGCGCGAGCCCGACCGGGGCATCTGGGAGGTACGTGGGGAACCGCAGCACTTCACGTCCTCCAAGGTGATGTGCTGGGTGGCGCTCGACCGCGGAGCGAAACTTGCTGTGCTGCACGGCGAGAAGGCGTACGCCGAGGAATGGTCGAGCATCGCCGACGAGATCAAGGCCGACGTTCTCGAGCACGGCGTCGACTCGCGCGGAGTCTTCACCCAGCGATACGGCGACGACTCACTCGACGCCTCGTTACTGCTGGTGCCGCTCCTGCGGTTCCTGCCCTCGGACGACGAGCGCGTCCGGGCGACGGTGCTCGCCATCGCCGACGAGCTCACCGAGGACGGCCTGGTACTGCGCTACCGCGTCGACACCACGGACGACGGGCTCTCCGGCGAGGAGGGCACCTTCACCATCTGCTCGTTCTGGTTGGTGTCCGCACTGGTCGAGATCGGCGAACTGCACCGCGCGAAGCGACTGTGCGAACGGCTGCTCGGGTTCGCGAGCCCGCTGAAGCTCTATGCGGAGGAGATCGACGCGAAGACGGGCCGGCACCTGGGCAACTTCCCGCAGGCGTTCACCCACCTCGCGCTGATCAACGCCGTGGTGCACGTCATCCGGGCGGAGGAGGCAGCGCAGGCCGGGCAGTTCCAGCCCGCCCACGGCCACCCGCACTCCTGA
- a CDS encoding transglutaminase family protein produces the protein MRVVHTTGYNYDAPVTSSYNEARLTPRSDTRQNVILNRVETDPATRSYRYTDYWGTAVTAFDLHAPHTSLEVAGSSVVETDAFVPPDETLDWEDLAADPVVDRFNELLGHSTYVPRNRQLTSVAKKLAKDLGPYDAVVAVCDWVNQEMSYVPGTTGVHTSAVEAWAEKKGVCQDYAHLTLVLLRSIGIPARYVSGYLHPNAEAVVGDSVEGQSHAWIEAWTGSWWGYDPTNGVPVNEQHVSVGIGRDYADVPPLKGIFSGGGSTELDVVVEITRLA, from the coding sequence ATGCGCGTCGTGCACACCACGGGGTACAACTACGACGCACCGGTCACGTCTTCGTACAACGAGGCGCGACTGACGCCGCGGAGCGACACCCGGCAGAACGTCATTCTGAACCGCGTCGAGACCGATCCGGCGACGAGGTCGTACCGGTACACCGACTACTGGGGCACCGCGGTCACGGCGTTCGATCTGCACGCTCCGCACACGTCCCTCGAGGTGGCCGGGTCCTCCGTCGTCGAGACGGACGCGTTCGTCCCGCCGGACGAGACCCTCGACTGGGAGGACCTGGCCGCAGACCCCGTGGTGGACAGGTTCAACGAGCTGCTCGGCCACAGCACCTACGTCCCTCGGAACCGTCAGCTGACGTCCGTCGCGAAGAAGTTGGCGAAGGATCTGGGGCCGTACGACGCTGTGGTGGCCGTCTGCGACTGGGTGAACCAGGAGATGTCCTACGTTCCCGGCACCACCGGGGTGCACACGTCCGCGGTGGAGGCGTGGGCCGAGAAGAAGGGCGTCTGCCAGGACTACGCACACCTCACGCTGGTGTTGCTCCGCAGTATCGGCATTCCTGCCCGCTACGTCTCGGGCTACCTGCACCCGAATGCCGAAGCGGTGGTCGGTGATTCGGTCGAGGGTCAGTCACACGCGTGGATCGAGGCGTGGACCGGATCGTGGTGGGGCTACGACCCGACCAACGGTGTGCCGGTGAACGAACAGCACGTCTCGGTGGGAATCGGACGCGACTACGCCGACGTGCCACCCCTCAAGGGAATCTTCTCCGGTGGCGGGTCCACGGAACTGGACGTCGTCGTGGAGATCACCCGGCTGGCCTGA
- the cysT gene encoding sulfate ABC transporter permease subunit CysT, whose product MTTEVAGRRKFLPRRPASGLPASRRPASHLPGGSLTLGTVVLWLSIIVLLPLAAVLSRSLSDGPAEFWDAVTDPRALATLRVTVQVSVVAALINVVMGTVIAWVLVRDDFPGKSVVNALIDLPFALPTIVASLVLLSLYGPMSPVGITLNATKAGVVLALAFVTLPFVVRAVQPVLIELDQEVEEAAASLGASNLVIFRRVVLPVLLPSILSGAGLAFSRALGEFGSVVLIGGNIPGETQIASQLIREQIETDQPVDAAAISVVLLLIAFVVLFVLRISGSRLARREEQK is encoded by the coding sequence ATGACGACAGAGGTCGCCGGTCGGCGAAAGTTCCTCCCTCGCCGGCCGGCCTCCGGCCTTCCCGCCTCTCGCCGGCCGGCCTCCCATCTTCCCGGGGGATCGCTCACGCTCGGCACCGTCGTCCTGTGGCTCTCGATCATCGTCCTGCTGCCCCTGGCGGCCGTGCTGAGTCGCTCCCTGTCCGACGGACCCGCGGAGTTCTGGGACGCGGTCACCGATCCGCGGGCGCTGGCCACTCTGCGCGTGACGGTGCAGGTCTCGGTGGTGGCGGCGCTGATCAACGTGGTGATGGGAACCGTCATCGCCTGGGTGTTGGTGCGAGACGACTTCCCGGGCAAGTCCGTCGTCAACGCGCTGATCGACCTGCCGTTCGCCCTGCCCACCATCGTCGCGAGCCTGGTGCTGCTGTCGCTGTACGGACCGATGAGTCCGGTGGGCATCACGTTGAACGCCACCAAGGCCGGTGTCGTGCTCGCCCTCGCCTTCGTCACACTGCCGTTCGTCGTGCGCGCGGTGCAGCCGGTCCTCATCGAGCTCGACCAGGAAGTGGAGGAAGCAGCCGCCTCGCTCGGTGCGAGCAATCTGGTGATCTTCCGGCGGGTCGTGCTGCCGGTACTGCTGCCGTCGATCCTCTCGGGTGCCGGACTGGCCTTCTCGCGGGCACTCGGCGAGTTCGGATCCGTCGTCCTCATCGGTGGCAACATTCCCGGCGAGACGCAGATCGCGTCGCAGCTCATCCGCGAGCAGATCGAGACCGATCAGCCCGTCGACGCGGCCGCAATCTCGGTGGTGCTGTTGCTCATCGCCTTCGTGGTGCTGTTCGTGCTGCGCATCTCCGGTAGCCGCCTCGCCCGGCGGGAGGAGCAGAAGTGA